TTCAGGATCATGATGTGGCCCTTGCCCTGACGTGTGGCATAGCGTGTCAGGCGGTCGGCGGTATTTTGAAACGTGTTGCCCAGAATGAAAACGTTGCCGCCCGCGATGCTGGGATTGTTCGAGAAGCTCAGCACATTCACGTTACGGCGGGACACGGCGATCCCGGCAGCATTGGCGCTTTGCGCAAAGACCGGGCCAAGGATGATTTTCGCGCCATCATTCACCGCCTTCGTCGCCATCGAGGCCGCCTGATTCGCATTGCCGGCGGTGCTATAGACACGTAGGTCGATTGTGACCCCCGACAATTCTGACATGGCCAGACGGGCAGCGTTTTCCAGCGATTGCGCAAGGCTTGCGTCATTGGCCGATCCCGATCCCGACGGTACCAGAAGGGCAACGGGTACGGGCTTCGAGGTGTTGATGTTCTGCCCCACTTGCGATCCGGTGGGGGTACATGCAACGAGGGCGGAAAGAGACGCAACGATGGTAAGGGCACCCAGCGCCTTGCGGGTGCGTGAGAAAACGGCAAACATACAATATCCTTTCCCGGGCGAGGCAGAACGCCCCCCGACAGACCGCTACATAATAACCCTCAGAACAGACAGGTCCAGTGTGAAACCCTTGATTACTCCCCTTGATCCCGGACTTTATCTGGTCGCGACTCCCATCGGAAATGCACGCGATATTACGCTGCGCGCACTGGATGTATTGGCCTCGGCTGACGTGATCGCTGCAGAAGACACTCGGACGACGCGCAAACTGCTTGAGATTCACGGGATTTCGCTGGGGGACCGCAAGCTGATTGCCTATCACGACCACTCGGGGCAGGCAGGTCGCGATGGGATCATGAAGCTGATTGGGCAAGGTAAATCTGTGGCCTATGCCAGCGAAGCAGGCAGCCCTCTGGTCGCGGATCCCGGCTTTGCTCTGGCGCGGGATGCCGCACAAGACGGTGGCTTCGTGACGGCACTGCCTGGGGCAACCGCCGCTATCACAGCACTCAGCCTTTCAGGTCTGCCGTCCGATAGGTTCTGCTTTGCAGGTTTTGCCCCCTCGGCCAAAGGTGCACGTCAGAAATGGCTGACCGAGCTTCTGGCGATCCCCGCAACTCTGATCATCTACGAAAGCCCCAAACGTATTAACCGTCTGTTAGCCGAATTGTGTTCGACTGAGGCGAAATCCCGCTCTGCTGCCGTATGTCGGGAACTGACCAAGAAATTCGAAGAGATCCGGCGCGGAACGGTGCAGGAACTAAGCGATCAGATTGCGGATATGACTTTGAAGGGCGAAATCGCCCTTGTGTTGGGGCAGGCCGAAGCGGGCGAGGAAGAAGTGGATCTTGAACAGATGCTGGGCAATGCCTTGAAGGACATGACCATGAAAGATGCCGTGGCCATGGTGACACAGGCCACTGGTCTGCCGCGACGCAAAGTATATCAGGCTGCTCTGGCCATGGAGCGCGACGCTTGAGCGGGATGGTATCCTATCTGTCCGGCATCGCCGCCGAAGACAGTGTGGCCCGCGCCTATCAGCAGAACGGGCGGCAGGTAGCGTTTCGTCGTTGGCGGGGTAAACGCGGCGAGATTGATTTGATCGTGCGCGATCGCGATGAAGTGATCTTTGTCGAGGTGAAGAAATCCAGCGATTTCCTCCGCGCCGGCGAAGCACTGTCCAAAGCGCAGATTAAGCGGCTTTATCAAACAGCCGCGGAATTCCTGTGCGGTGAGCCCAAAGGGGATCTTACGCCCAGCCGTTTTGACGTGGCCTTGGTGAATGGGGCAGGCGAAATCCAAATCCTTGAAAATGCGCTGGGCTATTGAAATGGGGGACTGACCCCATTGCGCCACGGGCCGCTCTGCCCCATTTATGGGGGACTGAATTCAGACGGAGCCCCCCATGTCGCTTAAAGTTGCCATTCAAATGGACCCGATCGACCATGTCGACATCAACGCCGACAGTTCTTTTCGCATTGCGGAAGAAGCGCAGGCGCGCGGGCATAGCCTGTTTTATTATACGCCTGACCAGCTGTCTTATCGTGAAGGTCGCGTCATCGCGCGCGGTTGGCCACTGACTGTTCGTCGGGAACAAGGCAACCATTTCACCTTGGGTGAACTTCAAGACATGGACCTGGCCGAGATGGACGTGGTCTGGCTGCGCCAAGATCCGCCATTTGACATGGGCTATATCACCACGACCCATATCCTGGACATGGTCCATCCGGATACTCTGGTGGTTAATGACCCGTTTTGGGTGCGGAACTACCCCGAGAAGCTTCTGGTTCTGGAGTTCCCCGACCTGACACCCCCCACCATGATCGCCCGCGATTTCGAAACCCTGAAGTCGTTCAAACACGCTCATGGTGACATCATCCTGAAGCCGCTTTACGGCAATGGCGGTGCGGGCGTGTTCCGTCTGGACGAAAACGACCGCAACCTTGCCTCGCTGCACGAGCTTTTTGCCGGCATCAATCGCGAGCCGCTGATCGCGCAGAAATTCCTGCCTGATGTGTCAAACGGCGACAAACGTGTCATCCTTGTGGATGGGGAACCCGTCGGCGCGATCAACCGCGTGCCTGCGGCGGGCGAAACGCGTTCGAATATGCATGTGGGCGGTCGTCCCGAGAAGGTCGGCCTGACCGACCGCGACCTTGAGATTTGCGCTGCCATCGGCCCGCTTCTGCGTGAGAAAGGCCAGATTTTCGTCGGCATCGACGTGATCGGCGACTATCTGACCGAGATCAACGTGACCTCGCCCACCGGCATTCAAGAGTTGGAGCGTTTTGACGGCACCAATGTCGCCGAGAAGATCTGGCAGGCCATCGAAGCCCGCCACGCATGAGCTGGCTGCGTCGTCCGCTGAACCTTTGGCTGCGCCTGACTGAACGTCCGGCGCTGACTCGCGCTACGCCCCAGACAGTGGATCGCGTGCGCAGAAGGTTCGAACGGGTGACGCGCCTGTCGCTGCATCCTCCACGAGGGTTGCGATACGCATGGCATGACATGGCCCGCCCGGTGATGGAGATTGATCCCGGCGTGGCCGATGACGCACCTATTTTGCTGTATTTCCACGGTGGCGGCTATTTTTTCGGCTCTCCTAATACCGTGCGCAATATGGTTGGGCGTATTGCACGGGCTTCTGGGGTGCGGGCGCTTCTGCCCGTCTATGGGCTGGCGCCCGAGCGCCCATTTCCCGCGGCCCCTGACGATGCGCTTGCCGTCTACAGGGACGTGATCGCGACCTATCCTGGACGCCCCATCATTCTGGGTGGAGACAGCGCGGGTGGTGGTCTCGCGTTGGTGCTGCTGTCGCAGATTGTGTTGTTGGAGCTTCCGAAACCTGCGCTCACCATCGCCCTTTCGCCGCTAACCGATTTGACCACCAGCGGTGCCTCGATCCGTGACAATGACGCGACCGAAGTGGTGTTGCCGGCAGAACGAATGAACGAGCTTGCCAAATACTATCTTGACGGTGCTGATCCCCGCGATCCCCGCGCCAGTCCGCTTTTTGCTGATTTTAAAGGGGCGACATCTGTTCTGATTACCGTCAGCCGGTCCGAGATTTTTCTGGATGATGCCCAGCGTATGGCAAAAGCTTTAGGCGATCAGGGCGTGTCCGTTGATCTGCAAGAGGCTGACGGCCTGCCCCATGTTTGGCAGATGTTCGCAGGGCAATTGCCCGAGGCCAATCAATCTATACGCCGCATTGCAAAGGCCATCACACAGGCGCTTGCGGATCACGCAGCTTGACCAGCCAACCGGTATCCCAGCGCCTCGGCCACATGGCTGCGGCCTAGGTGATCGGCCCCGTCCAAATCCGCAATCGTACGCGCCACGCGTAGCACGCGGTGATATCCGCGTGCAGTCAGGCCAAAGCGATCAGCTGCCTTGTTCAGAATCTCGCGTCCCTCTTGATCGGGGGTGGCCACCTGTGCCAACAAATCCCCTTCGATATCGCAGTTCGTCGTGACCTCGGGCTGGTGGGCATAGCGTTCCGTCTGACGCGCGCGGGCATCGGCCACGCGGGCGGCGATGGCGGATGACGGCTCGCCCGTCGCGGGCAGGTCAAGATCTTGGAAGCTGACCGGAGGCACTTCGAGCCGCAGGTCGAACCTATCTAGCAAGGGTCCCGAGATCTTGCTCATATAGTCCGCCCCGCAATTGGGTGCTCGGTTGCAGGCGCGTCCGGCGTCGGTCAGATACCCACACTTGCAAGGGTTGGCGGCGGCCACCAGCAGGAAGCGGCTGGGATAGCGCAGATGGGCGTTTGCGCGCGCCACGGTCACATCGCCGGTCTCTAGCGGCTGGCGCAAGGTTTCCAACGTCTGGCGGTTGAACTCGGGGAATTCGTCCATGAACAAGATGCCGTTGTGGGCAAGGCTGATCTCTCCGGGTTTCGCACCACGCCCACCGCCGACAATTGCGGCCATCGAAGCCGTGTGGTGTGGCGCGCGAAAAGGTCGCGTCTGCGAAATTCCACCCGCATCCAACAAGCCGGACACGGAATGGATCATCGAGGTTTCCAGCGCTTCGCGTGCCGATAGGGGGGGAAGAATCCCCGGAAGGCGTGCGGCCAACATCGACTTGCCTGATCCGGGAGGGCCGACCATCAGCAGGTGGTGACGCCCGGCGGCGGCGATCTCTAGCGCGCGTTTGGCCCGTTCTTGCCCTTTCACCTCGGCTAAATCTTTGGAAGTGGTCTCGGTTGTGACCTGTCCGGCGGTGGCCGGCACGATGGGCGATTGTCCGGTGAAATGTTGAAGCACACCAGCAAGGCTGTCTGCCGCAAGCACTTTGGTCGCGTCGATCCACGCGGCCTCGGCTCCACAGGCTTTTGGGCAGATCAAATCCAATTCGTGTTCGGCTGCGGCCAAAGCTGCGGGTAGCGCTCCCAGAACCGGGATTAGCGATCCATCTAACGATAGCTCGCCAATGGCCATTGTCCCCGCCAATTCCTCGCGACTGACCAACCCGGCCTCGGCCAAAAGAGCCAGCGCGATGGGCAGATCGAAATGTGAGCCTTCCTTGGGCATATCCGCAGGCGACATGTTGATGGTGATCTTGCGTGGGGGCAGGGCGACGGACATCGACGCTAGTGCTGCGCGCACCCGTTCACGCGCTTCGGACACGGCTTTGTCCGGCAAACCCACGATGGCAAAGCCGGGTAAACCGGGCGAGAGGGCGCATTCGACCTCGACGATTTTGGCGTCGATGCCTTCGAACGCCACCGTGCTGATGCGTGCCACCATGATCTAGCCTGCCCCTTTTCAGGCAGGCTAGACCGGCATGGTTAGCAAAAGGTTAATCGCGGGGCTAACCGTTGTGTGTCGCGACCATGTCCATGAAGGCAGGCCATGCTTCGGGGTCGTTCACCGTCTTGTCGCGGCACCCCGGATTGCAGAAGCCCCAGACCTGGCCGTCCAGCTTCAGAAAATCCGTGACCAGATCGCCGGAATAGGGGCAGGTGTCGTTAAGCGATGGGCCATCACAGGCGACGGCCGCCAAGGGGGCGGGGCCGGGCCAAGTCGACAGAGGCAACCCGTCGATATAGGGCACGGGATCATAGGATTTCAAAAGCCCCATCGCACGCCAGCGGCGAAAGGCCGGATCTGCCAAATGCGCCGCCACATAGGCCTGCGCATCCGTGCCGACCGGCAGGCCAAACCCGGCAATCCGCGCGGCGACGGGGGCATAGAACACATCCGCCAGCGAATAGTCCCCGAACAGCCACGGGCTGTTGTCACGACCAGATTTTGCACGTGCAATCGACCAGAGTTCTTCGATGCGGGTCAGATCGGCCAAAACCGCCTCGGACGGCTCAAATCCCTCGACCACGCCTAGAAGCTGCATCGGGCAATCGCTGCGCAACGCGCCAAAGCCAGAGTGCATCTCGGCCACCAGCCACCGCGCCAGCGCACGGGCGGCGGGGGCTTCGGGCCAAAGACCAGCATCGGGGTGACGCTCGGCCAAAGTCTCGGCCATCGCCAGAGTGTCGCCCACCGGAATGCCGTCCGGTGTCTTCATGACTGGCACGAACCGCGCCGGGGCCAGTTCTGCCAAATCTTCTTTCAACGTGCCGCTATAGAGGCCAGCCAAATGGGTGCGGAAGGGGATGTTGAACGCTTCGAACATCAGCCATCCGCGCAGGGACCAGCTCGAAAATGTCTGGTCGCCGATATAAAGATCATAACTCATGCGCTTAGATTAACGTGACGTGACCCGCGCGCAATTTCCAATTTGTGACGCTGCTGTTCACGGCAGGTGATTGATATCCCCGACCGACCAAGCCGTCCCGTCCCAAAGAAGTCGCGTGACCGACAGGTTGTCGATCTTGTGACCAAGCGCCTGATAGGCCGTCATACCACCCGCCCGCGCAATCTGGGTCAGGATTACACCGAAATGGGCCACCGCGATGATGTTGCTGTGACCCGCGCCGTTCAGTCCGTCCACCACGCCCGACACCCGCGCCGCCAATTGGTTCCAGCTTTCGCCCTTCGGCGCCATATGATCCCCCGGCGTTTCCCAAAAGGCGCGCGACAGGTCTGGATCGCGATCCGAGACCTCCTGCCAGCCCAGACCATCCCACTCTCCGAAATGAAACTCGCGCAGGTCGGGGTGATGCGGCAGCCGTGTCCGCCCATCCCCTATCGCGTCTGCCGTAGCCGAGGCACGGATCAGATCGCTTGAGATAACCGCTGCGCTATCCGGCAGATGATTTGATAACCGCGCCAAGGCCGCTGTGTCCGACAGGTCCGCCGGCAGATCTCGCCAACCCACCATATTCTTGGCATGGGTCGGGCCGTGACGCACCCACCACCAAGTTACCGGAGTGCTCATGGAGCGCCCTCGGGCAGGTGTCCTTTTAACGGCAGGGGCAGCCCAGCCATCACAGTGACGACCAGATCTGCACGCTGGGCGATGCGCTGGTTCAGCTCGCCCTGCGCCTGGCGAAATCGCCGCGCAAGTGCGTTTTCCGGTACGATGCCCGCGCCGACTTCGTTCGAGACGACGACGACCGGGGCCACGCAATCAGACATAGCTTTAAATAGGGTGACTTCGGCGTCACCCAGATTTGTCTCGGCAAACAATTGGTTCGACAGCCACATGGTTGCGCAGTCGAACAGAACGACCTCGTCTTCCCGCGCGCAGGTAAAGGCGTCAGCGGCTTCCAAATGTGCTTCGATTGTGCGCCAACCGTCCCCCCGCCGCGCTTGGTGGCGGGCGATCTTGTCGTCCATTTCCGCGTCAAAAGATTGCGCCGTGGCGATATACAGCAT
The Aliiroseovarius pelagivivens DNA segment above includes these coding regions:
- the rsmI gene encoding 16S rRNA (cytidine(1402)-2'-O)-methyltransferase — encoded protein: MKPLITPLDPGLYLVATPIGNARDITLRALDVLASADVIAAEDTRTTRKLLEIHGISLGDRKLIAYHDHSGQAGRDGIMKLIGQGKSVAYASEAGSPLVADPGFALARDAAQDGGFVTALPGATAAITALSLSGLPSDRFCFAGFAPSAKGARQKWLTELLAIPATLIIYESPKRINRLLAELCSTEAKSRSAAVCRELTKKFEEIRRGTVQELSDQIADMTLKGEIALVLGQAEAGEEEVDLEQMLGNALKDMTMKDAVAMVTQATGLPRRKVYQAALAMERDA
- a CDS encoding YraN family protein; translated protein: MSGMVSYLSGIAAEDSVARAYQQNGRQVAFRRWRGKRGEIDLIVRDRDEVIFVEVKKSSDFLRAGEALSKAQIKRLYQTAAEFLCGEPKGDLTPSRFDVALVNGAGEIQILENALGY
- the gshB gene encoding glutathione synthase, whose product is MSLKVAIQMDPIDHVDINADSSFRIAEEAQARGHSLFYYTPDQLSYREGRVIARGWPLTVRREQGNHFTLGELQDMDLAEMDVVWLRQDPPFDMGYITTTHILDMVHPDTLVVNDPFWVRNYPEKLLVLEFPDLTPPTMIARDFETLKSFKHAHGDIILKPLYGNGGAGVFRLDENDRNLASLHELFAGINREPLIAQKFLPDVSNGDKRVILVDGEPVGAINRVPAAGETRSNMHVGGRPEKVGLTDRDLEICAAIGPLLREKGQIFVGIDVIGDYLTEINVTSPTGIQELERFDGTNVAEKIWQAIEARHA
- a CDS encoding alpha/beta hydrolase, whose product is MSWLRRPLNLWLRLTERPALTRATPQTVDRVRRRFERVTRLSLHPPRGLRYAWHDMARPVMEIDPGVADDAPILLYFHGGGYFFGSPNTVRNMVGRIARASGVRALLPVYGLAPERPFPAAPDDALAVYRDVIATYPGRPIILGGDSAGGGLALVLLSQIVLLELPKPALTIALSPLTDLTTSGASIRDNDATEVVLPAERMNELAKYYLDGADPRDPRASPLFADFKGATSVLITVSRSEIFLDDAQRMAKALGDQGVSVDLQEADGLPHVWQMFAGQLPEANQSIRRIAKAITQALADHAA
- a CDS encoding YifB family Mg chelatase-like AAA ATPase encodes the protein MVARISTVAFEGIDAKIVEVECALSPGLPGFAIVGLPDKAVSEARERVRAALASMSVALPPRKITINMSPADMPKEGSHFDLPIALALLAEAGLVSREELAGTMAIGELSLDGSLIPVLGALPAALAAAEHELDLICPKACGAEAAWIDATKVLAADSLAGVLQHFTGQSPIVPATAGQVTTETTSKDLAEVKGQERAKRALEIAAAGRHHLLMVGPPGSGKSMLAARLPGILPPLSAREALETSMIHSVSGLLDAGGISQTRPFRAPHHTASMAAIVGGGRGAKPGEISLAHNGILFMDEFPEFNRQTLETLRQPLETGDVTVARANAHLRYPSRFLLVAAANPCKCGYLTDAGRACNRAPNCGADYMSKISGPLLDRFDLRLEVPPVSFQDLDLPATGEPSSAIAARVADARARQTERYAHQPEVTTNCDIEGDLLAQVATPDQEGREILNKAADRFGLTARGYHRVLRVARTIADLDGADHLGRSHVAEALGYRLAGQAA
- a CDS encoding glutathione S-transferase; this encodes MSYDLYIGDQTFSSWSLRGWLMFEAFNIPFRTHLAGLYSGTLKEDLAELAPARFVPVMKTPDGIPVGDTLAMAETLAERHPDAGLWPEAPAARALARWLVAEMHSGFGALRSDCPMQLLGVVEGFEPSEAVLADLTRIEELWSIARAKSGRDNSPWLFGDYSLADVFYAPVAARIAGFGLPVGTDAQAYVAAHLADPAFRRWRAMGLLKSYDPVPYIDGLPLSTWPGPAPLAAVACDGPSLNDTCPYSGDLVTDFLKLDGQVWGFCNPGCRDKTVNDPEAWPAFMDMVATHNG
- a CDS encoding histidine phosphatase family protein; amino-acid sequence: MSTPVTWWWVRHGPTHAKNMVGWRDLPADLSDTAALARLSNHLPDSAAVISSDLIRASATADAIGDGRTRLPHHPDLREFHFGEWDGLGWQEVSDRDPDLSRAFWETPGDHMAPKGESWNQLAARVSGVVDGLNGAGHSNIIAVAHFGVILTQIARAGGMTAYQALGHKIDNLSVTRLLWDGTAWSVGDINHLP
- the cobU gene encoding bifunctional adenosylcobinamide kinase/adenosylcobinamide-phosphate guanylyltransferase, with protein sequence MSMTLPPLTLVLGGAASGKSDYAERLVTATERPMLYIATAQSFDAEMDDKIARHQARRGDGWRTIEAHLEAADAFTCAREDEVVLFDCATMWLSNQLFAETNLGDAEVTLFKAMSDCVAPVVVVSNEVGAGIVPENALARRFRQAQGELNQRIAQRADLVVTVMAGLPLPLKGHLPEGAP